The following are encoded in a window of Roseimaritima ulvae genomic DNA:
- the smc gene encoding chromosome segregation protein SMC, giving the protein MLKALEIAGFKSFADRTRFDFPDGITVVVGPNGSGKSNIVDAIKWVLGSQSAKSLRGKEMADVIFKGSQSRGPAGSAEATIVFDNSEGNLPIEAPEVHVTRRVFRSGEGEYLINNQPCRLKDIKSLIAGTGIGIDAYSLIEQGKVDRMLQANAKDRRVIFEEAAGISRFKAKKVEAERRLARVDQNLVRLGDIVDEVASRLQSLKSQASKAERYRQGSERLRQLRTSLAWTDWSEMSEQLQQAETDLNRVTELAASEQARREQIATQRQEFELSLQTLAEQARTVEAERSDISRDIAGLAGRRDADAVSLDELETTLEKGRRRVRLLQSQAGSAAAEYRDLRERLRNYQTEYEAAQAAVDAADAVRQQANTDAEEARSRRAELQVQHLAALRTVADLDGHVQRLQQQLAQSTRTAESLSLRRAAGQASVAEAQAELKTCRQVLHQLNTSIAASEKQIELARAELNDKHRLLSRRREEIAALNVRLQGLTERQNVLQDLEKRQEGIQTGVRSLMDQVRDARSEVLSDVLGLVADHVETDPAVAPLIDATLGPLAQYAIVRGDRVQNAVLAGEIAITGRVGLLRIDELPPRRPGDKIRLEGLGGVIGRADRMVHTDAQFEPLVRHLLGTTWIVDSLATALGLRKLSGAGLRFVTSNCELLDRDGSIIVGPATAAAGLVSRHSQLAATTKDIQHYRYQLSEAVEEAERLSQRVDQDAAGVGRVEDAHREAVTQRAAAEASLRHAEERLQSRAKALAEIDEEIESTSQLHSDAATQQAQYEKQLSECRAEIQAIETAAADSDQQLEAKENELRLATDHVMAISVDVARAEQKVEALTATLEQQRRDQSQRQAAVEEVRGQLQKDSQRRDELRLRQLNASDALATYYLRLEASEQQMKSLAAEATAMRDSQRKLQRELDAASSAANKASQEVHAISSRRDTVRMKRETLADRLLEDYEIDLRGSEPPEDHEPPEDREAAEAEITKLREQLQRVGSVNMEALDELEGLQTRYDELHSQYQDLTAAKDSLQRVIQRINTDSRRLFMDTLEAIRQNFQRLYRKSFGGGQADLILEESDDPLEAGVEIVATPPGKPSFSNSLLSGGEKALTAVALLMSIFQYRPSPFCVLDEVDAPFDEANIGRFVTVLKEFLDQSKFVVVTHSKKTMTAATTLYGVTMQESGVSKRVSVRFEDVNEDGEINNTDAA; this is encoded by the coding sequence ATGCTGAAAGCTCTCGAAATCGCTGGCTTCAAAAGCTTTGCCGACCGAACTCGATTTGATTTTCCCGATGGGATCACCGTGGTGGTCGGCCCCAACGGGTCGGGCAAGAGCAATATCGTCGACGCCATCAAGTGGGTATTGGGCTCGCAGAGCGCCAAGAGCCTGCGTGGCAAGGAGATGGCCGACGTTATCTTCAAGGGCTCGCAGAGCCGCGGGCCGGCCGGATCGGCTGAAGCCACGATCGTGTTCGATAACAGCGAGGGCAACCTGCCGATTGAGGCCCCCGAGGTCCACGTGACCCGGCGGGTGTTCCGCAGCGGCGAGGGCGAATACCTGATCAACAATCAGCCCTGTCGCTTGAAAGACATCAAGAGCTTGATTGCCGGGACCGGGATCGGCATCGATGCCTACAGCCTGATCGAACAGGGCAAAGTCGACCGGATGCTGCAGGCCAACGCCAAAGATCGACGCGTGATCTTTGAGGAAGCGGCCGGTATCAGCCGTTTTAAAGCCAAAAAAGTGGAAGCCGAGCGGCGGTTGGCTCGGGTCGATCAAAACCTGGTGCGGTTGGGCGATATCGTCGACGAGGTGGCTTCGCGGCTGCAAAGTTTGAAGTCGCAGGCGTCCAAAGCCGAACGCTACCGCCAGGGATCCGAACGGCTCCGCCAGCTGCGGACTTCGCTGGCCTGGACCGACTGGTCGGAGATGTCCGAACAGTTGCAGCAGGCCGAAACCGACCTAAACCGCGTCACCGAATTGGCCGCATCGGAACAAGCCCGCCGCGAGCAGATCGCGACGCAGCGTCAGGAATTTGAACTGTCGTTGCAGACCCTGGCCGAACAAGCTCGTACGGTCGAAGCCGAACGTTCGGACATCTCTCGCGACATTGCCGGCCTGGCCGGTCGCCGCGATGCCGACGCGGTGTCGCTGGACGAGTTGGAGACGACGCTGGAAAAAGGTCGCAGGCGCGTCCGTTTGCTGCAGTCCCAAGCCGGATCGGCGGCGGCGGAATACCGCGATCTGCGAGAGCGGTTGCGGAACTACCAAACCGAATACGAAGCCGCTCAAGCCGCCGTCGATGCCGCCGATGCGGTCCGTCAACAGGCGAACACCGACGCGGAAGAAGCCCGCTCGCGCCGCGCCGAACTGCAGGTCCAGCATCTCGCGGCGCTCCGCACCGTCGCCGACCTGGACGGGCACGTGCAGCGGCTGCAGCAACAGTTGGCCCAGTCGACGCGGACGGCCGAAAGCCTGTCCCTGCGTCGCGCCGCCGGGCAAGCGTCGGTTGCCGAAGCGCAGGCGGAACTGAAAACCTGCCGTCAGGTGCTGCATCAATTAAATACGTCGATTGCGGCTTCCGAAAAGCAAATCGAACTGGCCCGGGCCGAACTGAACGACAAACATCGCTTGTTAAGTCGCCGCCGTGAAGAGATCGCGGCTCTGAACGTCCGCCTGCAGGGGCTGACCGAACGACAAAACGTGTTGCAGGATTTGGAAAAACGTCAGGAAGGGATTCAGACCGGCGTGCGGTCGTTGATGGACCAGGTCCGCGACGCGCGCAGCGAAGTGCTCAGCGATGTGCTGGGCTTGGTCGCCGATCATGTGGAAACCGATCCCGCCGTGGCCCCTCTGATCGACGCCACCTTGGGCCCCTTGGCACAGTACGCCATCGTCCGCGGGGACCGGGTCCAAAACGCGGTTTTGGCGGGAGAAATCGCGATCACCGGCCGCGTCGGATTGCTGCGAATCGATGAACTGCCGCCCCGCCGCCCGGGCGACAAAATTCGCCTCGAAGGACTGGGCGGCGTGATCGGGCGAGCGGATCGGATGGTTCACACCGACGCTCAGTTTGAACCGCTGGTGCGGCATCTGCTGGGCACGACCTGGATCGTCGACAGCCTGGCGACCGCTCTGGGCCTGCGAAAATTAAGCGGCGCGGGACTGCGGTTTGTAACCAGCAATTGCGAATTGCTGGACCGCGACGGTTCCATCATCGTCGGACCAGCCACCGCCGCCGCAGGGCTGGTCAGCCGCCACAGTCAGTTGGCCGCGACCACCAAAGACATCCAACACTACCGCTACCAATTGTCCGAAGCCGTCGAAGAAGCCGAGCGGCTGAGTCAGCGGGTTGATCAAGACGCTGCCGGCGTGGGACGGGTCGAAGACGCACATCGCGAAGCCGTCACGCAGCGGGCGGCTGCCGAAGCCAGTTTGCGGCACGCCGAAGAACGTTTGCAGTCGCGCGCCAAAGCGCTGGCCGAAATCGATGAGGAAATCGAATCCACGTCCCAACTGCACAGCGATGCGGCCACGCAACAGGCTCAATATGAAAAACAGTTGAGCGAATGCCGGGCTGAAATCCAAGCCATCGAAACCGCCGCCGCCGACAGCGACCAGCAACTGGAAGCCAAAGAGAACGAGCTGCGATTGGCCACCGATCACGTGATGGCGATCAGCGTCGATGTGGCTCGAGCCGAACAGAAGGTCGAAGCCCTAACCGCGACGCTGGAGCAACAACGCCGCGATCAATCCCAGCGTCAGGCCGCCGTCGAAGAGGTCCGCGGGCAGCTGCAAAAAGATTCCCAGCGCCGCGACGAACTGCGGCTGCGGCAATTAAATGCCAGCGACGCTTTGGCCACTTACTACCTGCGACTGGAAGCGTCCGAACAACAGATGAAGTCGTTGGCCGCCGAAGCCACGGCGATGCGTGATTCGCAACGCAAATTGCAACGCGAACTGGACGCCGCCAGCAGCGCGGCCAACAAAGCGTCTCAGGAAGTGCACGCCATTTCCAGCCGCCGCGATACGGTGCGGATGAAACGCGAAACCCTGGCCGATCGTTTGCTGGAGGACTACGAGATCGATCTGCGGGGCAGCGAACCGCCGGAAGATCACGAGCCACCGGAAGATCGCGAAGCCGCCGAAGCGGAAATCACCAAGCTCCGCGAACAACTGCAGCGCGTCGGTTCGGTCAATATGGAAGCCCTCGATGAATTGGAAGGCCTGCAGACTCGCTACGACGAATTGCACAGCCAGTACCAGGATCTGACCGCGGCCAAAGATTCGCTGCAGCGGGTCATCCAGCGCATTAATACGGACAGCCGGCGATTGTTCATGGACACTCTGGAAGCGATTCGGCAGAATTTCCAGCGTTTGTACCGCAAGTCCTTCGGCGGCGGTCAGGCGGACTTGATTCTGGAAGAATCCGACGATCCGCTGGAAGCCGGTGTGGAAATCGTGGCCACGCCGCCAGGCAAGCCGTCCTTCTCGAACTCCCTGTTGTCTGGTGGCGAAAAGGCGCTAACGGCGGTGGCGCTATTGATGTCGATCTTCCAGTACCGTCCCAGCCCGTTCTGCGTGCTGGACGAAGTCGACGCGCCCTTTGACGAGGCCAACATCGGCCGCTTTGTGACCGTTTTGAAAGAGTTCTTGGACCAGTCGAAGTTCGTCGTCGTCACGCACAGCAAGAAGACGATGACCGCCGCGACGACGCTGTACGGCGTCACGATGCAGGAATCGGGCGTCAGCAAACGCGTCTCGGTACGCTTCGAAGACGTCAACGAAGACGGCGAAATCAACAACACCGACGCCGCATGA
- the xylB gene encoding xylulokinase, producing the protein MSFYLGIDVGTSGTKTLLIDEAGVVQAEASAEYPLHQPRAGWTEQDPEDWWQATVTTVRQVIKAAKCKPADVRAIGLSGQMHGSVFLDKKDRVLRPALLWNDQRTVAECEEITQRAGGRKALIKMVANPALTGFTAPKILWLRNHEPKKFDRLAKVLLPKDEIRRRLTGEYASEVSDASGTLLLDVVKRNWSKKLLGKLDLDPDLLPPVFESEDVTGTLTTAVAEQLGLTTDCKVVGGAGDCAAGAVGNGVVRSGVLSTSVGTSGVMFVHSDKPQYDSEGRLHTFCHAVRGKWHMMGVNLTSGGSLQWWVDSILQGLAGIDTKQRYEAATREAEQAAAGSGGLLFLPYLNGERTPHADPHARGAFVGLNTTHGRGQLTRAVMEGVTFALRDSLEIIRSLDVPVKEIRVSGGGSKNPLWRQMQADVFGKKVATLAVEQGPAYGVALLAAVGDGAYKSIEQACKATISVAETTPAQRKATNTYNALFPIYQRLYSSLKQDFASLAELQ; encoded by the coding sequence ATGAGTTTTTATCTTGGTATTGATGTGGGCACCAGTGGCACGAAAACCCTGTTGATCGACGAAGCGGGGGTGGTCCAAGCCGAGGCATCGGCGGAATATCCGCTGCATCAACCCCGCGCGGGCTGGACGGAACAGGACCCGGAAGATTGGTGGCAAGCGACTGTCACGACTGTCCGGCAAGTCATCAAAGCCGCTAAATGCAAACCGGCCGACGTCCGCGCCATCGGGCTCAGCGGCCAAATGCACGGCTCGGTATTCCTCGACAAGAAAGACCGTGTGCTCCGCCCGGCGCTGCTCTGGAATGACCAACGCACGGTGGCCGAATGTGAGGAAATCACTCAGCGGGCCGGCGGCCGCAAGGCACTGATCAAAATGGTCGCCAACCCGGCCCTGACCGGATTTACCGCCCCCAAAATCCTCTGGCTGCGGAATCACGAACCGAAAAAATTTGATCGGCTGGCTAAAGTTCTGCTGCCCAAAGACGAAATCCGTCGCCGCCTGACCGGGGAGTACGCGTCGGAGGTCAGCGATGCCAGCGGCACGCTGCTGTTGGACGTGGTCAAACGCAACTGGAGCAAAAAACTGCTGGGCAAACTGGATCTCGATCCCGACCTGTTGCCGCCCGTGTTCGAAAGCGAAGATGTGACCGGGACGTTAACCACAGCGGTCGCTGAACAATTGGGGCTGACCACCGATTGCAAAGTCGTGGGCGGTGCGGGCGACTGTGCGGCCGGGGCGGTTGGTAACGGTGTTGTCCGCAGCGGCGTGCTGAGCACTTCGGTGGGCACCTCCGGCGTGATGTTTGTGCACAGCGATAAACCGCAGTACGACAGCGAAGGCCGACTGCACACGTTCTGTCATGCGGTCCGCGGCAAGTGGCACATGATGGGCGTGAATCTGACCAGCGGCGGTTCGCTGCAGTGGTGGGTCGATTCGATACTACAAGGTTTGGCCGGGATCGATACCAAACAGCGTTATGAAGCGGCGACGCGCGAAGCCGAACAAGCGGCCGCGGGCAGCGGAGGATTATTGTTCCTGCCGTATCTAAATGGCGAACGCACCCCACATGCCGACCCGCATGCTCGCGGCGCCTTTGTGGGCTTGAACACAACCCACGGGCGCGGCCAATTAACCCGCGCCGTCATGGAAGGCGTGACGTTTGCCCTGCGGGACAGCCTCGAAATCATCCGCTCGCTGGACGTGCCGGTCAAAGAGATTCGCGTCTCCGGTGGCGGCAGCAAAAATCCGCTGTGGCGGCAGATGCAGGCCGATGTGTTCGGCAAGAAGGTCGCGACCTTGGCCGTCGAACAGGGGCCGGCGTACGGCGTGGCGCTGTTGGCCGCTGTTGGCGATGGCGCTTACAAGTCGATTGAGCAGGCCTGCAAGGCGACCATCAGCGTGGCCGAAACCACGCCCGCCCAACGCAAGGCCACCAACACCTACAACGCCTTATTCCCGATCTACCAGCGACTGTACAGCAGCCTCAAACAGGACTTCGCCAGCCTCGCGGAACTACAGTAG
- the larC gene encoding nickel pincer cofactor biosynthesis protein LarC yields the protein MRIAYFDCLSGISGDMTLGALVDAGASLQRIVEGVRSLGLGELQITADEVRKCGFRAVQITITHPPEHAHRHLHHIEAMIDQADAITAEGKRRAREIFSALAAAEAKVHGSTIQKVHFHEVGAIDSIADIVGTAIALDDLGIDAVEASAVPTGTGFIEIAHGRVSIPAPATAELLCGIPLAPSDTPIELTTPTGAAILKASSRRFGSVPAMTTQTVGYGAGQKDIEGQANVLRVLIGEVVTAPEAAELDYDRVTILETNIDNTTAEDLAAAAESLLDAGALDVIQTPCVMKKGRSGVLLTVLCPDGRANELEQLLFMATGTIGVRRLRAERHKLPRREATRETALGPIQGKESRLPDGTWRFALEYEDARAIAANRNLTVHQVRRAVRSEE from the coding sequence ATGCGAATTGCATACTTTGACTGTTTGAGCGGAATTAGCGGCGATATGACGCTGGGAGCCCTGGTCGATGCCGGGGCATCGCTGCAGCGGATTGTCGAGGGCGTCCGCAGCCTGGGGCTGGGAGAGCTGCAAATCACGGCCGATGAGGTTCGCAAATGCGGCTTCCGCGCCGTCCAGATCACGATCACCCATCCTCCCGAACACGCTCATCGCCATCTACACCATATCGAAGCGATGATCGATCAGGCCGACGCGATTACGGCGGAAGGCAAACGCCGAGCTCGAGAAATTTTTTCGGCCCTGGCGGCGGCGGAAGCCAAAGTCCACGGTTCGACGATTCAGAAAGTGCATTTTCACGAAGTCGGAGCGATTGATTCGATCGCCGATATCGTGGGCACCGCGATCGCTTTGGACGACTTGGGCATCGACGCCGTCGAAGCCTCGGCCGTGCCCACCGGGACCGGGTTCATCGAAATCGCTCACGGTCGCGTCTCGATCCCCGCGCCGGCCACCGCGGAACTGCTGTGCGGGATCCCGCTGGCCCCCAGCGACACGCCGATCGAGCTGACCACGCCCACCGGTGCGGCGATCCTGAAAGCCAGCTCGAGGCGATTCGGCTCGGTGCCCGCGATGACTACGCAAACGGTCGGCTACGGAGCCGGGCAAAAGGACATCGAAGGCCAAGCCAACGTGCTGCGGGTGCTGATCGGCGAAGTCGTCACCGCCCCCGAGGCCGCCGAACTGGATTACGACCGCGTCACAATCCTGGAAACCAACATCGACAACACCACGGCCGAAGATCTGGCCGCGGCCGCCGAATCGCTGCTCGACGCCGGCGCCTTGGACGTGATTCAAACGCCCTGTGTGATGAAGAAAGGCAGGTCGGGCGTGCTGCTGACGGTGCTTTGCCCCGACGGCCGCGCCAACGAACTGGAACAGTTGCTGTTCATGGCCACCGGAACCATCGGAGTCCGGCGACTGCGCGCCGAACGGCATAAGTTGCCCCGCCGCGAAGCCACTCGCGAAACCGCGCTTGGCCCCATCCAGGGCAAGGAGAGCCGCCTGCCCGACGGCACCTGGCGGTTTGCCCTCGAATACGAAGACGCCCGAGCGATCGCCGCCAACCGCAACCTGACAGTGCATCAGGTGCGAAGGGCAGTGAGGAGTGAGGAGTGA
- the ykgO gene encoding type B 50S ribosomal protein L36: MKVVSSIGALKYRHPDCQVVRRRGRIYVICKSNPRYKVRQGGAKIKKARR, from the coding sequence ATGAAGGTTGTTAGCTCGATCGGAGCCCTGAAGTACCGCCATCCGGACTGCCAAGTCGTCCGTCGCCGTGGTCGAATCTACGTTATTTGCAAGAGCAACCCGCGATACAAGGTCCGCCAAGGCGGTGCCAAGATCAAGAAAGCTCGCCGCTAA
- a CDS encoding DNA integrity scanning protein DisA nucleotide-binding domain protein, whose product MATQRLTKHNAAMVRLGVHTAETLGADALLLLLDGATDWKKVRETANSKLTLIVAVDSEDDLEGAAEAGLKPLALNKEKAPLLERLQHALLEAAADELIRPNGEVVTVYSGFQQGRFDSISHMQLDERMRRLSVRDLQRLDSSVPLKTLKAVVDLAVQIGREGREGKPVGAMFVVGDTRRVLEHAKDSGADPFRGYNKKHRNLMDPRVSEDAKEISQLDGAFVVSADGHIERSRQMLEVAHEDLQMSKGLGARHWAGAAITRKTKAVSVVVSQSTGTVRLYQNGDLVMRIEPMDKAVKWQEFNYDPPPTGSE is encoded by the coding sequence ATGGCAACGCAACGGCTGACCAAACACAACGCCGCGATGGTTCGGTTGGGCGTGCACACGGCCGAGACCTTGGGCGCCGACGCGCTGTTGCTGCTGCTTGACGGGGCTACGGACTGGAAAAAGGTTCGTGAAACGGCCAATTCCAAGTTGACCCTGATCGTCGCCGTCGACTCCGAGGACGACCTCGAAGGCGCGGCCGAAGCGGGATTGAAACCGCTGGCGTTGAACAAAGAGAAGGCGCCCTTGCTGGAACGCTTACAGCACGCGCTGCTGGAAGCGGCGGCCGATGAATTGATTCGCCCCAACGGCGAAGTCGTGACGGTTTACAGCGGCTTCCAACAGGGCCGCTTCGATTCGATCAGCCACATGCAGTTGGACGAACGGATGCGGCGGCTGAGCGTCCGCGACCTGCAGCGACTCGACAGCAGCGTGCCGCTGAAAACGCTCAAGGCCGTCGTCGACCTGGCCGTGCAAATCGGCCGCGAAGGCCGCGAGGGCAAACCGGTGGGCGCGATGTTTGTGGTCGGGGACACGCGGCGAGTGCTGGAGCACGCCAAGGACAGCGGCGCCGATCCGTTTCGCGGCTACAACAAAAAGCACCGCAATCTGATGGACCCCCGCGTCTCGGAAGACGCCAAAGAAATCTCGCAACTCGACGGAGCCTTTGTGGTGTCCGCCGATGGGCATATCGAACGCAGCCGGCAGATGCTGGAAGTGGCCCATGAAGACCTGCAGATGTCCAAGGGGTTGGGAGCCCGGCACTGGGCGGGGGCCGCGATCACGCGCAAGACCAAGGCCGTGTCCGTCGTCGTCAGCCAATCGACCGGCACCGTGCGGCTGTACCAAAACGGCGACCTGGTGATGCGGATCGAACCGATGGACAAAGCCGTCAAATGGCAGGAATTCAACTACGATCCGCCCCCGACAGGGTCGGAGTAG
- a CDS encoding DUF58 domain-containing protein produces MAAVSPLSPEAINQIKRLDLRARMVVRGFLQGLHASPYHGFSVQFSEHRRYNRGDDPKLIDWLVYAKTDKYYIKRFEAETNLTGYLVMDLSRSMGFTASQQMTKFEYCICLAASLCYLMIMQQDPVGLITFGDKVRASVPARSRRGHLGDVMAHLTNLQPEGTTDLPACLNQVAAMMRHKSLIMLFSDLLGDPEPVFSALARLRHGGHDVILFHVLDEAEVHFPYDGAVEFEDPETGETISVDATGFREDYLKNLTDFQDAYRRKCSDLRIDYVPMDTSMPFDTALTEYLISRQARF; encoded by the coding sequence TTGGCGGCTGTCAGTCCTTTATCGCCCGAAGCAATCAATCAAATCAAACGCTTGGACCTCCGTGCGCGGATGGTGGTGCGAGGTTTTTTGCAGGGCTTGCACGCCAGTCCCTACCACGGCTTTTCGGTTCAGTTCAGCGAACACCGCCGCTATAACCGCGGCGACGATCCGAAACTGATCGACTGGTTGGTGTACGCCAAAACGGACAAGTACTACATCAAACGCTTTGAAGCGGAAACCAATCTGACGGGCTATCTGGTGATGGACCTCAGCCGTTCGATGGGCTTCACCGCTTCGCAGCAGATGACCAAGTTTGAATATTGCATTTGTTTGGCGGCATCGCTGTGCTACCTGATGATCATGCAGCAGGATCCGGTGGGGCTGATCACGTTTGGCGACAAGGTACGTGCCAGCGTTCCGGCTCGCAGTCGCCGCGGGCATCTGGGCGACGTGATGGCTCACCTGACCAATCTGCAACCCGAGGGCACAACGGATCTGCCGGCCTGTTTAAACCAGGTGGCGGCGATGATGCGGCACAAAAGCTTGATCATGCTGTTCAGCGATTTGTTGGGCGATCCGGAGCCCGTGTTTTCGGCTCTGGCGCGGCTGCGGCACGGCGGTCACGACGTGATTTTGTTTCACGTGCTGGACGAAGCGGAAGTGCATTTTCCGTATGACGGGGCGGTGGAATTCGAGGATCCCGAAACGGGGGAAACGATTTCCGTCGATGCGACCGGGTTCCGCGAGGACTACCTGAAAAACCTGACGGACTTCCAAGATGCCTATCGACGCAAGTGCAGCGATCTGCGAATCGACTACGTGCCGATGGATACCAGCATGCCGTTCGACACCGCTTTGACCGAATACCTGATCAGCCGCCAAGCAAGGTTCTAA
- a CDS encoding type II secretion system F family protein, which translates to MLLVAETSMIAYLVPVSLFIAVSAVAWLVLGRMSGEDKPRAEARLDELRNPRRRTPGEGEPDDREKKKAEALTAVLERATSPLASSVKPKNEKELSALRERLLHAGFRREAAPVVFKGGQLIFACVGLFFGGIFGLLTSGLTLGLLTKTLVGGGVAYFIPEFLLSFLISRRKNAIFLGLPDALDLMVVCVEAGLGLDQAMRKVSEELAKSYPQIAEEFVVANAQLQYGRARAEVLQALGYRSGVDDLKALASILIQADKFGSSIGQALRVQSDSMRTKRRQMAEEKAAKTAVKLIFPLVLFIFPGIFVVLVGPAGINMYRNLLSQ; encoded by the coding sequence ATGTTACTTGTCGCCGAAACCTCGATGATCGCTTATCTGGTGCCGGTCTCGCTGTTCATTGCAGTGTCAGCCGTTGCATGGCTAGTGCTTGGCCGGATGAGCGGCGAAGACAAACCGCGAGCCGAAGCGCGTCTGGACGAACTCCGCAATCCCCGTCGCCGCACGCCCGGCGAAGGCGAACCGGATGATCGCGAGAAGAAAAAGGCCGAAGCCCTGACCGCCGTGCTGGAACGCGCCACCAGCCCGCTGGCCAGCTCGGTCAAACCCAAAAACGAAAAAGAACTGAGCGCCCTCCGCGAACGACTGCTGCATGCCGGCTTCCGCCGCGAAGCAGCTCCGGTGGTCTTTAAAGGCGGCCAGTTGATCTTCGCCTGCGTGGGGCTGTTCTTCGGCGGCATCTTTGGGCTGCTGACCTCCGGCCTGACGCTGGGCTTGTTGACCAAAACCCTGGTCGGCGGCGGCGTGGCCTACTTCATCCCCGAATTCCTGTTGTCGTTCCTGATCAGCCGCCGCAAGAATGCGATCTTCCTGGGCCTGCCCGATGCCTTGGACTTGATGGTCGTGTGTGTGGAAGCCGGTTTGGGGCTGGACCAAGCGATGCGGAAGGTATCGGAAGAATTGGCCAAGTCCTACCCGCAGATCGCCGAAGAGTTCGTCGTCGCTAATGCTCAACTGCAATACGGCCGGGCCCGCGCCGAAGTGCTCCAAGCTCTGGGCTATCGCAGCGGCGTGGACGACCTGAAAGCTTTGGCCTCGATCCTGATTCAAGCCGACAAATTTGGTAGCAGCATCGGCCAAGCCCTTCGCGTGCAAAGCGATTCGATGCGGACCAAACGCCGGCAGATGGCCGAAGAAAAAGCCGCCAAGACGGCCGTGAAACTGATCTTCCCGCTGGTCCTGTTTATCTTCCCCGGGATCTTCGTGGTGTTGGTCGGACCGGCCGGTATCAATATGTACCGCAACCTGTTGTCGCAGTAG
- a CDS encoding glycosyltransferase family 9 protein, producing MSAIGDTILTLPVAGALRDAYPNAFIAWVVEKKSAAMVRQQEFLDSVVELERGWFTSPRGIFEARRRLRKLNIDTAIDCQGNTKSALACWLSGAERRIGHAGYHGSELSGWLNNLLVPTRKPHLTDRSLGLLEPLAIKQPRIRWQLPVPAEAIEWAEAWRRRFPQRLAVLNPGASWDSKLWEMDRFGAVATHLDNVHQTRSVVIWGNAQEREWGEEIVEMSGGTAVLAPDTNLLHLAALLGTADLFISGDSGPMHMAVAMGTRTIGLHGATRAADSGPYGPPHVALQRAFHDGNRRERRAAGNTAMRAITVEDVCQSIDKIFAQPHAAAA from the coding sequence ATGAGCGCGATCGGGGACACGATCCTGACATTACCCGTCGCCGGCGCTCTGCGGGATGCCTATCCCAATGCTTTCATCGCCTGGGTTGTGGAAAAAAAATCCGCCGCTATGGTCCGGCAGCAGGAATTCCTGGACTCGGTCGTGGAATTGGAACGTGGCTGGTTCACCTCGCCCCGGGGGATTTTTGAAGCTCGACGGCGGCTGCGCAAGCTGAACATCGACACCGCGATCGACTGCCAAGGAAACACCAAATCCGCCCTGGCTTGTTGGCTCAGCGGCGCCGAACGACGGATCGGACACGCCGGATACCACGGTTCGGAACTGAGCGGCTGGTTGAACAATTTGCTGGTCCCGACCCGCAAACCCCATTTGACCGATCGCTCGCTGGGATTGCTCGAACCGCTGGCCATCAAACAGCCGCGGATCCGCTGGCAGCTGCCCGTGCCGGCCGAAGCCATCGAATGGGCGGAAGCTTGGCGTCGCCGCTTTCCACAACGCCTGGCCGTACTCAATCCGGGCGCCTCCTGGGATTCCAAACTGTGGGAGATGGATCGCTTTGGAGCCGTGGCCACTCACCTGGACAACGTGCATCAGACCCGCAGCGTGGTGATCTGGGGCAACGCTCAGGAACGCGAATGGGGCGAAGAGATCGTCGAAATGTCCGGTGGCACCGCCGTGCTGGCTCCCGACACCAACCTGTTGCATCTGGCCGCCCTGCTGGGCACCGCCGACCTGTTCATCAGTGGCGATAGCGGACCGATGCACATGGCCGTGGCTATGGGGACCCGCACGATCGGACTGCACGGCGCCACGCGAGCCGCCGATTCGGGACCCTACGGGCCGCCACACGTCGCGCTTCAACGAGCCTTCCACGATGGCAACCGTCGCGAACGCCGCGCCGCCGGCAACACGGCGATGCGAGCCATCACGGTCGAAGACGTTTGTCAAAGCATCGACAAGATCTTCGCCCAGCCACACGCGGCCGCCGCCTAA